Part of the Paludisphaera borealis genome, TCATAGAACTGGTGCGCGACGAAGTCGAAGGCCGGCGTGACCCAGCCGAAAGCCCAGTCGGCCCAGGCGCCGGCGGCGATCACGGCGGTCAGCCCGAGGGCGAGAACCAGCCATCGCGTTTGTGTGCGGTCCATCAGCTCCGCCGCCTCCGGCCGCCCGTGTTCGAACCGGTCGTCATGGCTTGTAAGCCTTGAGCATGGCCTCGCGGCGGGCCCGGAATTCGCTGTCGGACTTCCACTCGGGGAAGGCGTCCCCTTCGGCGACTCGATAGCCGACTTCGAGCAGCAGCCGCGCGTCCTCGACCGCGCCGGACAGGTCCCAGTCGGGTTTGATCTGGTCGCTGACCTTGTGGTAGTCCTTCTCGGTGTACTCGTCCTGCTTCTGCTTGCCGTAACCGGCGGGCTTGCCGATCAGGTCGCGGCCCCCTTCGGGATCGAGCGCGGGGACGCCTCGCTTGGCGAACTCGAAGTGGTCGGAGCGGTAATAGTATCCCTTCTCGGGCTCGGCGTCGGGCTTGACCACGCGGTTCTGCGTCTTGGCGACCTCGATCAAGAGATCGTCGAGGTTCGACTGCCCCATCCCGATGCTGATGATGTCCTGCGCGCGTCCCCAGGCGTTGACGCCGTCGATGTTGACGTCGGCCAGCGTGCGTTCGAGCGGGTACAGCGGATGAGCCGCGTAGTACTTCGAGCCCAGCAGCCCTTTCTCCTCGGCGGTGACCAGCAGGAAGAGGAGCGACCGCTTGGGAGGGGGATTGATCCGGGTGAACCCGCGCGCGATTTCGAGGACCGTCGCCACGCCCGACGCATTATCGATCGCGCCGTTGTAGATCTGATCGCCGGCGAGCTTGGGGTCGCGTCCCAGGTGGTCCCAGTGGGCCGTGTAAACCACGTGCTCGTCGCGCCGGGTCGGGTCCGCGCCTTCGAGCCGGGCGACGAGGTTGCGCGACTGGACCTGACGCATCGTGGTGTTGACCGCGAACTCGGCCTTGGTGTTCAACGAGACGGGGCGGAACGCGCGGTCGACGGCGGCTTTCTTGAGCGCCGCGAAATCCTGACCGCCCGCCTGCAAGAGCTTGGTCGCGGTTTCCAGGTCGATCCAACCCTCGACGGCGGGGCGCTGGGGCGAGCCTTCCTTGGGGGGCTCGGCGATGTCGAAATTCTCGCGGCTCCAACTCCCTTGGACGACCGAGAACGGATAGCCGGCCGGCCCTTCCTCGTGGATCAGGATCGCGGCGGCGGCACCTTTCTCGGCGGCGATCTCGTACTTGTACGTCCAGCGCCCGTAGTAGGTCATCGCCCGTCCCTTGAACACGGCGGGGTCGAGCTCGCCTGGCGTCTTGGGATCGGGGACGGCTGGGTCGTTGACGAGCATGATCAGGGTCTTGCCGCGGACGTCCACCCCTTTGTAGTCGTCCCAACCGTACTCGGGCGCGACCACGCCGTATCCGACGAAGACCACGTCCGAATTCTGGACCTTGACCTCCTGCGCCAGCCTCCGCGACAGCGCCACGAAGTTCTTGGGGAATTCGAGCGGAATCGGGCCTCCAGGCGTCTGGAACGAGGCGTGGACCGCCGTGGCTTGAAATCCGACCAGCGGGACGTTCTGGACGAACGTGCCGTCGGGGTTTCCCGGTTTCAGGCCCAGCGCCTTGAACTGCTCGGTGAGGTAGGCGGCCGTCTTTTCCTCGCCAGGCGTGCCGGGACCGCGGCCTTCGAAGTCATCGGACGACAGCGCCTGAATGTGCTTGAGGATCGCATCCGACTGGATCGCCTCGACCGCCGGCTTGAGACGCTCGTCGGCCGCGATTGCGATTGCGGACGCGCCTGCGACCGCGACCAGGCAGGAGGCCAGCCCGAACGCCGGCCCGCCACGAAAACGGAATCTCATGGGGTGTCTCGCTCCTCGCCCGAACGCCAAAGTGTTTGCGGTCTCAGCCGGCGTGATGTCGCAAAAGGCCCATGATACGCTCCCTCGGCCGATCGTGCGACAGGCTCGTGACCGCCTCGCGCGATCGGCTCGCGGTCTCACGCGGCTAGGATTTCGATAGACTGGATGTTGGTTGAATTCAACCGGAGAGGAACCCGTCCGTAACGACCTGGGCGCCTGGCTCCGACGATCTCAATGGGACGGATGGGTATCCGCATCAGAAGCCTCTTGCCCGCGGTCTGGATGATTTCAGCGGCGTTCTGCTTTGCGACGATGGGGGCGCTGGCCCATGCGGTGGGCGCTCATTGCGATTGGATGCTGGTCGCTTTCCTTCGGATCGTCTGCACGTTCGCTTTCTCGGTCGCACTGGCGTGGAGCGGCGGCGCGCGGCTGGTCCTCTGGACGCCGCGGACGCTCTGGATGCGCAGCATCGCGGGGACGATCAGCCTGGTCTGCACGTTTTACGCCCTGACGCATCTGCCGATCGCCGACGCCCTGACCCTCACGAACACGTACCCGCTCTGGATCGTCTTGACCTCGGGCCGACGAGGGGGCAGGGCGGGATGGGGGGCCGATCTCGCCTGCGTCGTCTGCGCCGTTCTCGGAGTCGTCTTCATCCAGACGCCCTATCTGTCGGGAACCGGCGACGGGAAGGCGGTACTCGTCGCGCTTCTGGCTTCGTTCGCGACGGCCGTGGCGATGATGGGCCTGCATCGGCTGCGCGAGGTCGACGCCCGCGCAGTGGTCGCCCACTTCTCGGGGCTGGCGAGCCTCGTTCTGGCCGGCTTGCTCGTTTTCGGAAGGCCGGACGCGGTCGCGGCGTCGCTCGACCGCGCGTCCGTGTTCTTGCTCGTGGGCGTCGGTCTCTGCGGCACGTTCGGCCAGGTGCTCCTGACCAAGGCGTTCGCCTCCGGCCCCCCGGCGCGGATTTCCGTACTCAGCTTGACCCAGGTCGTGTTCGGGTTAGGCTACGACCTGATCCTGCAAACCCGGCAACTGACCATTACGACGCTGCTGGGATTCGTGATGGTGCTTGCACCGACCGCCTGGATCACGCTTCGGGCGGCTCGACGGTCGGAACGGAACAGCCCATCCCACGACGCCGGCCTCCGCGAACGATCGCTGGCGTCCTGACACGGAGAAGGGATGTGCGGTCCACGTTTCCCCCCAGTCCAGAATTTGAACGGGTCTTGCGAAACGAGCCTCGGCCGAGCCTCGACCGCGTGGCGCTGGAGATCGCGCGCGACGCCTACCCCGACCTGCGCATCGACGCCTACGTCGAGCACATCGACCGACTCGCCCAGCGAATCCGCGAGCGTTGCCGACCCGACGCGCCCACGCTCAAGACGCTCCGCCAGATCAACTGGGTGCTGTTCATCGAGGAAGGGTACACGGGGAACCAGGAAAACTACTTCGATCCCCGGAACAGCTACCTCAACGAAGTCGTCGACCGCAAGACGGGCATCCCGATCAGCCTGTCTGTCCTTTACTGGTCGCTCGCCGATCGGCTGGGCGTCGGACTGTCGGCCGCGAACCTCCCCGCGCACTTCATGCTTCGCCTCGACGCCGTCGACCGACCGCTTTTCATCGATCCGTTCCACGCCGGCGAGATCCTCGACCTCGACGCCTGCCAGCGCCGGCTGTCGCAGCTTACCGGCGGCGAGGTGACGCTCTCCGAAGCCCAGATCGCACCGTGCTCGTTCCGGGTCGTCGTCGCCCGGATGCTTCGCAATCTCAAGGCCGTCTACCTGGGCGAGGAGGATTATCCCTCCGCCCACCAGATCCAGCGACGGCTCGCGGCCATGGCCGGCGACGATCCCATCGAACAGCGCGATCTCGGCATGATCTGCCTCCAGCTCGACCTTCCCAGCGAGGCCATCGACCCCCTGGCGGCTTACCTGCGGTCGCGCCCCGAGGCGTCCGACTCCCCGACCGTGCGCGATCTGCTGACCACCGCCAAGGGGCTCGTCGCTCGCTGGAACTGAACGCACGATCCCACGCACGCTGAATTCGACGGTCCAGCGGACGAACCCATCAGAAACCGTAAAGTCCCCGACGACCTCGACCGATACCTGAAAGGAGAGAACGGCACTCGCCGGCGGCGAGCGCGCCAAGATTGACACCATTGCGAATAACGGCCACGACGCGCAAAAGCTCCCAGGGGATCAGGACGATCACCCTGCCAGCAAATCCCCCAGTTCGCCTCGCCCAGCCGTTTTATCCAGGAGGAGGGCTTCGACCCCATGCGCTTCCCGAGAGTCACGCCTGGACTTCTACTCCTGATGTCGGGATTGTGCGGATGCTCTCAGACTGGAGCCCTGCGCCCGACGGAGCCCGACAACATCAGGACGACCGCCTCGGTCGGCGACAAGGCGCTGCCGGTCGTCGCGGGGGCTCCCGGTGGGTCGTTGCGGGCCGACACGGCTGACCCCGAACTTCCGCGCACAGCGAAGGGGCGGATCTCGGGGCGGGTTTACGACGAAGAGGGGCGTCCCGCCTCCAACGCCATGGTGCGCCTGGCGGTCGGCGCTGATCCGGGGGGTAAGGCGGTCTTCGCGAAGACCGATCGATCGGGTGCCTTCACGCTCGGCGGCCTTCGGCCCGGCTCGGCCTACACGGTGATCGCCGAGTATCAGGGCGAGCAGGGGATGATG contains:
- a CDS encoding M28 family metallopeptidase, whose product is MRFRFRGGPAFGLASCLVAVAGASAIAIAADERLKPAVEAIQSDAILKHIQALSSDDFEGRGPGTPGEEKTAAYLTEQFKALGLKPGNPDGTFVQNVPLVGFQATAVHASFQTPGGPIPLEFPKNFVALSRRLAQEVKVQNSDVVFVGYGVVAPEYGWDDYKGVDVRGKTLIMLVNDPAVPDPKTPGELDPAVFKGRAMTYYGRWTYKYEIAAEKGAAAAILIHEEGPAGYPFSVVQGSWSRENFDIAEPPKEGSPQRPAVEGWIDLETATKLLQAGGQDFAALKKAAVDRAFRPVSLNTKAEFAVNTTMRQVQSRNLVARLEGADPTRRDEHVVYTAHWDHLGRDPKLAGDQIYNGAIDNASGVATVLEIARGFTRINPPPKRSLLFLLVTAEEKGLLGSKYYAAHPLYPLERTLADVNIDGVNAWGRAQDIISIGMGQSNLDDLLIEVAKTQNRVVKPDAEPEKGYYYRSDHFEFAKRGVPALDPEGGRDLIGKPAGYGKQKQDEYTEKDYHKVSDQIKPDWDLSGAVEDARLLLEVGYRVAEGDAFPEWKSDSEFRARREAMLKAYKP
- a CDS encoding DMT family transporter produces the protein MGIRIRSLLPAVWMISAAFCFATMGALAHAVGAHCDWMLVAFLRIVCTFAFSVALAWSGGARLVLWTPRTLWMRSIAGTISLVCTFYALTHLPIADALTLTNTYPLWIVLTSGRRGGRAGWGADLACVVCAVLGVVFIQTPYLSGTGDGKAVLVALLASFATAVAMMGLHRLREVDARAVVAHFSGLASLVLAGLLVFGRPDAVAASLDRASVFLLVGVGLCGTFGQVLLTKAFASGPPARISVLSLTQVVFGLGYDLILQTRQLTITTLLGFVMVLAPTAWITLRAARRSERNSPSHDAGLRERSLAS
- a CDS encoding SirB1 family protein; the protein is MRNEPRPSLDRVALEIARDAYPDLRIDAYVEHIDRLAQRIRERCRPDAPTLKTLRQINWVLFIEEGYTGNQENYFDPRNSYLNEVVDRKTGIPISLSVLYWSLADRLGVGLSAANLPAHFMLRLDAVDRPLFIDPFHAGEILDLDACQRRLSQLTGGEVTLSEAQIAPCSFRVVVARMLRNLKAVYLGEEDYPSAHQIQRRLAAMAGDDPIEQRDLGMICLQLDLPSEAIDPLAAYLRSRPEASDSPTVRDLLTTAKGLVARWN